The following coding sequences lie in one Rutidosis leptorrhynchoides isolate AG116_Rl617_1_P2 chromosome 4, CSIRO_AGI_Rlap_v1, whole genome shotgun sequence genomic window:
- the LOC139843124 gene encoding uncharacterized protein produces MKLLKSFEIVSGLKVNFHKSCLYGIGVDNVEVSAMADRIGCKVGNFPFVYLWLPIGSKMNKAIDWDPVIEKFQSRLSKWRSKTLQFGGWGNGGGVLKWKTIHFERKSSKAFTVKTGVSRSTLFRQNENRINLGSTWFNITKNGVGLKDHEINFTDSFHKVIGNGNGTRFWDDIWVGNSTLKCRFGRLYLLKAEMDAASIGIGSVT; encoded by the exons ATGAAGCTCCTAAAATCCTTTGAAATTGTGTCGGGTTTGAAAGTCAATTTCCACAAAAGTTGCCTATACGGTATTGGAGTTGATAATGTCGAGGTGAGTGCTATGGCCGATCGAATTGGCTGTAAAGTGGGGAATTTTCCATTTGTTTATTTGTGGCTACCTATTGGTTCTAAAATGAACAAGGCTATTGATTGGGATCCCGTCATAGAAAAATTTCAGTCTAGGCTTTCGAAGTGGAGATCGAAAACGTTGCAGTTTGGTGGTTGG ggaaatggtggtggcgttttaaagTGGAAAACAATACACTTTGAGCGCAAATCATCAAAAGCATTTACGGTCAAAACGGGGGTATCGAGGAGCACTTTGTTTCGGCAAAATGAAAATCGAATCAATTTGGGATCAACTTGGTTTAATATCACTAAAAACGGGGTGGGGTTGAAGGATCATGAAATCAACTTTACTGACAGTTTTCACAAAGTTATCGGGAATGGGAATGGGACTCGTTTTTGGGATGATATTTGGGTTGGGAATTCTACTTTAAAATGCAGATTCGGAAGATTATACTTACTTAAGGCGGAAATGGATGCAGCTTCAATTGGAATTGGAAGCGTAACCTGA